The genomic window TCAGTCCCCGCCGCTTTCACGTTCCCTACCTCGACCCTCACCCTGACCCTCTCCCAATAAGGGAGAGGGGACCGCTCTCCTCCCAAGCCCATAGGCGAGCCCCTCCCTAAAAGGGAGAGGGGGCCGCTGCACCCCCCTCCCTAACCCGTAGGCGAGCCTCCCCCCAAAGGGGGGAGGGGACGCATGGCAGCCCGCACCCCCATTCCCGTCGGCGTGCCGCTCCCACGGGGAGAGGGAGACTGCGGCAGCCCGCACCCTTTATCCCGTGAGGCAAACCTCCTCCCGCAGTGAGAGGGAACCGCGGGGGCCCTTTTTTCGTGGAACCGGGAAGCGACGCCGCGCGTTTATTAGTCGGCACCCACGGTCACGGAGGCCGACATGCGAAAAGAAAAACGAAACCTCTTCCTCCAGGCCCTCCTCATCTCGCTGCTGGGGAACCTGACCATCGTCCTGGTTCTTGCCAACTACGCCGAGACGGCCGCCCCCCTGGCCCCGCCGCGCGGCGCCCAGGAGCTGGCGAACCTCGAGGTGCTGAAACCGCCGCCCCTGACGATAAAGGTCCCCGAGATCAAACCGCCGCCGAGGACTATTCAGGCCGCGCCGGAGCCGAGCGACGATCCCGACGCCGTTGGAACGTACCGGACCCCCATAATCGAGTACATCCCCGTGGAAACGGACCCCGACCTCTGGCCCGACATCAATCCCGACGTCCACAACCCCGACCCGACGCAGAGGTACACCCCGCCGAAGGCCGTCTTCGCCCCGGAGCCCGAGTACCCGCAGCTCTTGAAGGAAGCGGGCTGGTCCGGCTCCTGCACCGTCGGTTTGTATATCAGCGAGAAGGGCGAGATTCTCAAGGTCTGGATCCTGCGCTCCTCCGGGAAGGCGGAGGCGGACCTGGCGGCCCTGGCCGCCGCGGAATCCTCGCGCTGGGAGCCGGCCTCCGAGGCGGGCTTCGACATACCCAAGAGCATCTGTGTCACCTACGAGTTCCTCGTGGACGTCCGTTAAAGAAAAGCCCCAACCTTTTACGCGCAACAAGAGGCCCCCGGCGGGCCTCTTTAGGCGACCACGGCGGGCTGTTTCTGCATCCTGCCGCAACAGGAGGGCACCTGGAGATCCTGGACCCGCACAGCTACGGCGAAGAGGGGGTAAGCGGGACACAAAACGTCGGAGACAAGGTGGTCATCGAGCTGGTGGACGACTGGGACCCGCTGCGCGACGAGTACATGTGGAAGACCGGCGGCGTCACCATCTCCGAGGGGAGCTTCAACTGGGTGGTGCCCTGAGCGGACTTTGAGTCAAAGTGAAACGGAGGGTCGGCCCTCCGTTTTTTTGACGACTTGACGACCGTGGAAGGTCGCCCTTACGGAACTTTGTTGGAGTCGTTTTAATTTAAGGTGCGAAGGGTTGGCTCGCGGGTGTGAACGTTATCAGTCAGGGGATGTAATCGCGGAACTGGGGTCCAGCGCCCCGCGCTGGTTGTACGCCCCGATGCCGGCCACCAGCACGTCCATGGCGTGCTCGAGCTCCTCGCAGTTCAACACGTAGGCGATACGTATCTCCTGCCCGCCCAGCCCCGGCGTGGCGTAGAACCCCGGCCCCGGCGCGACCATCACCGTAAAGCCATCCACGGAGAAGTCGGTGAGCAACCACTGGGCGAAGCTCTCCACGTCGTCCACCGGAATCTTCACCAGGGCGTAGAAGGCGCCCTGGGGCTTCTCGCAGACCACGCCCTCGATCTCCTGAATCCGGTTGAACACGACGTCCCGGCGGCGCTGGTACTCGAGGCGC from bacterium includes these protein-coding regions:
- a CDS encoding TonB family protein; its protein translation is MRKEKRNLFLQALLISLLGNLTIVLVLANYAETAAPLAPPRGAQELANLEVLKPPPLTIKVPEIKPPPRTIQAAPEPSDDPDAVGTYRTPIIEYIPVETDPDLWPDINPDVHNPDPTQRYTPPKAVFAPEPEYPQLLKEAGWSGSCTVGLYISEKGEILKVWILRSSGKAEADLAALAAAESSRWEPASEAGFDIPKSICVTYEFLVDVR